ACAAGTAGAACTCAAGGTGGTTGAGGAGTTCACTGAAAGTAGTCGTGGCGCTGGTGGCTTTGGAAGTACTGGCAGAACCTAAATACACAATAATATTTAGCCATAGAAAAAGCCACCCGTAGGTGGCTTTTCTTTTGATTGCGAATGACTTACTTGCGAATATGCGCTTTGCGAGCAGCATCTTGTGACATGCCAGCACCAGCGCCTTCACGAGACTCTTTTTCAGCAGTAATTTCTTTACGACGCTCTTTGCAAGAACCAGCAATTTCCTGCAAAGCCTTACGAGCGCGCGCCGCAGAAGCTTTAATACCTTTGCCTTGAAACTTTTCATTCTCAGCCTTGTAGTTTTCAAAAGCTTCTAGTAATTTATCGTGATGAGACATATCTTCCTTTTTTGGGTTGTTTTTATTTAAAAATGTTTGTTAATTAAATTTCTTCAGCAGGCATCACATCAGCTTTAGCACGCTTACCTGGCAATACAGGAGCTTCGAAGTTCAATAGAACTTTGCCATCAGCATCAATGTCGACATCCACGTGACCACCTTGAGCTAACTTACCAAACAGAAGCTCATCAGCAAGCGCCTTACGGACAGTGTCTTGAATGATGCGCTGCATCGGACGAGCACCCATCAAAGGGTCGAAGCCATGTTTAGCTAAATGCGCACGCAAAGCAGGACTAAAGGTGGCATCCACTTTCTTCTCATGGAGTTGCTCCTCTAGCTGCATCAAGAACTTATCAACCACGCGCATGATGATGGACTCATCCAGAGCTTTGAAGGAAACAATAGCATCCAAGCGATTGCGGAACTCTGGCGTAAAGAACTTCTTGATATCGGCCATCTCATCGCCAGACTCACGCGCATTGGTAAAGCCAATGGTCGATTTCTGCATTGCCTCAGCACCAGCATTGGTAGTCATGATGATGATCACGTTACGGAAATCAGTCTTACGACCATTGTTATCCGTCAAAGTGCCATGATCCATCACCTGCAAGAGAATATTGAAAATATCCGGGTGGGCTTTTTCAATTTCATCAAGCAAGAGCACACAATGTGGCTTCTTATTAACAGCTTCAGTAAGTAAGCCACCCTGATCAAATCCTACATAACCTGGGGGCGCACCAATCAAGCGACTCACCGCATGACGCTCCATGTACTCAGACATATCAAAACGGAGCAACTCAATACCCAGAATGTAGGCAAGCTGTTTAGCAACTTCAGTCTTACCAACACCAGTTGGACCGGAGAACAAGAATGAGCCGATTGGACGATCGATCTTACCCAGACCGGCACGCGTCATTTTGATAGCGCTGGCCAAGGCCTCGATCGCAGGATCTTGACCAAAAACCACACTTTTAATGTCACGATCCAAAGTTTGCAACTTGCTACGATCGTCAACAGTGACTGATTGCGGCGGTATGCGCGCAATCTTCGCTACGATTTCTTCAATCTCAGGGCGACCAATAGTTTTCTTCTGCTTAGACTTAGGCAAAATACGTTGAGCAGCACCAGCCTCATCGATCACATCAATCGCCTTATCTGGCAAATGACGATCATTGATGTAGCGAGCAGAAAGTTCTGCGGCAGCGACTAAAGCGCCAGCTGCATACTTCACACCGTGATGCTCTTCAAAGCGAGACTTTAAGCCACGCAGAATTTGCACTGTCTGATCTACGGTTGGCTCTACAACATCTACCTTCTGGAAGCGACGCGATAAAGCTGCATCCTTTTCAAAGATGCCACGATATTCCGTAAAGGTGGTTGCACCAATGCATTTCAGCTGGCCATTAGACAAAGCAGGCTTCAATAAATTGCTCGCATCCAATGTACCCCCAGAAGCGGCGCCCGCTCCAATCAGCGTATGAATCTCATCAATAAACAAAACACCATGGGTATGATCTTTAAGCGACTTGAGCACACTCTTCAAGCGCTGCTCAAAGTCGCCACGGTATTTAGTGCCCGCTAAAAGAGCTCCCATATCTAAAGAGTAAACAGTCGCGTTGGCCAAAATATCAGGCACGTCACCCTTCACAATTCTCCAGGCTAAGCCCTCAGCAATCGCTGTCTTACCCACTCCAGCCTCACCAACCAATAACGGGTTGTTTTTGCGACGACGGCATAGCACTTGAATAACGCGCTCTACTTCGCTCTCGCGCCCAATTAATGGATCAATCTTGCCTTGACGGGCCATCACATTGAGGTTCTGGGTGTACTGCTCAAGAGGGCTTTCTTTGCCAGATGAGGCAGATTCTTCAGCCTCCTGCGAAGGCTCAACGGGCTTTACATGCTCCGATTGATCTTTACGCACACCATGACTAATAAAGTTCACGACATCTAAGCGGGTAACGCCCTGCTGTTGCAAGAAATAAACCGCATGCGAATCTTTTTCACCAAAGATAGCAACCAGCACATTTGCACCAGTCACTTCTTTCTTGCCGTTTGATGTTGACTGCACGTGCATGATGGCGCGTTGAATCACACGCTGAAATCCCAGCGTGGGTTGCGTATCAACCTCATCATTGCCCGGCACTACAGGCGTGTTGTCGTTAATGAAATTTTTCAGTTGAGCACGTAGCTCAGCGATATTGACAGCGCAAGCCTTTAAAACCTCTACCGCAGTAGCGTTATCCAGTAAGGCCGCGAGCAAATGCTCGACCGTGATGAACTCATGTCGGGATGCCCTTGCGTCAACAAACGCCATGTGCAAACTCACTTCTAATTCTTGGGCAATCATGCTTCCTCCATAGTGCACTGTAGTGGGTGACCCGCTTCACGGGAGAGTTCAATAACTTGATGCACTTTCGTAGCGGCAACATCGCGAGTAAATACCCCGCAAACACCCTTGCCAACTAAATGTACTTGCAACATGATGCGTGTAGCTGTTTCATGATCCTTATTAAAATACTCCTGAATCACCATCACCACAAATTCCATTGGTGTGTAATCGTCATTCATTAATAAAACTTTATACATCGAAGGCGCCTTAACTTGCTCGATTTGCTTTTCGAGCAGAAGGGTATCTTCAACGTACGGATTCCTGGGGTTGCCAGTAGTGGGATTTTTGGGAGCGCGACTCATGAGAAACATTCTAAACACAGATCTCCAAACTTTAATTTACAGGGGTCATGTTGCGAAAAACACGCAAAAACCCCTCTTAAACCCATATTGGGGCATTTTTCTATAAAAAAAGGGGTAATTACTAGGGGGTAGGGGCATATAACTCCTTGACACCCCTTCAAAAAGGGCAAACAATCGGGGGGTAGGCTTCAAGAGAGGTTCTATTTAGGCGTGTTGTGGATTGAGACTGATTAAAAAGTATTTACCCTCATCACGGTTGTTTTAAGTTTATGTAATGGAGTTCGCATGGCGACCGGAATTGTTAAGTGGTTCAATGATGCAAAAGGTTTTGGCTTTATCAAACCTGATGATGGTGAAGAAGAGTTGTTCGCGCATTTCAGCGCAATTACTATGCCTGGGTTCAAAACCCTCAAGGAAAACCAAAAGGTAACGTTTGACATTACCCAAGGTCCTAAAGGCAAGCAAGCTACCAATATCCAAGCGGCTTAATAGTCCTTAGATCATTATTAAAAACCCAGGACTTGTTCCTGGGTTTTTTTTCGTCTGCAATTTCCCTCACTTAAAATACAAGGCATGTCTATATCAATGTCTAGCACCTCAACTTTATTGCGCCATGTATTTTCTACTGCGCTCTTTCTTTACTCCACCCTAACGCTCGCCCAGGTTAACGTCGGCCTACCCACTATTGAGTTAAAGACGGGCATCTACCGCATTCAGGCTGAGCTTGCCGATACACCGAAGGCTAGAGAGGTTGGCCTCATGAATCGCACCAGCATGCCAAGCAATTCTGGAATGTTATTTATCTTCGAACAAAAAGCTGGTCATTGCTTCTGGATGAACAACACCAAGATTCCGCTCTCGATTGCATTCATTGCGGATGATGGCAAGATTGTGAACATTGAAGAGATGCAGGCTGAAACCACCAATAATCACTGCCCTAAAGCAGCCGTGCGTTATGCACTGGAGATGAATAAGCAATGGTTCTCCGAGCGCGTTATCGTCCCGGGGACGGTTATCACAGGTTTACCAAAGAAATAATTTAGGCTTATCTAGAATCATTCATCTTGAGCCAACAAAAAACGCAGACCGAGGTCTGCGTTTTGTTTTACAGCATCTTTGATTTATTCAAAGTGGCAAACGTAGTGTACTGGTTGCTCAGCACGAATGATGAAGTAACCACCCTTTTCCACTTCCCAGCTTTGGCCAGCCTTGAACTCTTGCTCAGGGGCGCCGTTGATACTGACGAAAGCATTGCCATCAACTACTTCCATAATTTCACTAGTGCTTAAGTCAAAACGTAAGGTGCTTGGCAGTACCACGCCAACTGACTTACGAACACCATTGGGCAATGTCACAGTATGAGAAACACACTTGCCATCAAAAAATACATTGGCTTTTTTGCCTACGGAAACTTGATCAAATTGCATCTTGGTTCTTTCTTTTCTATTTGGTTCTAATCGTTTACTTCTAGTTATTTCTGAGCGCGTTTACGTCTAGCAGTTTCAGCAATACGCATACGCAAAGCATTGAGCTTAATAAAGCCACCAGCGTCTGCTTGGTTGTATGCGCCACCATCATCATCAAAGGTTGCAATATTTTGATCAAACAAAGTATTGGCTGAGTCACGTGAAATCACAGAGACAGAACCTTTGTAGAGCTTGAGGCGTACAACGCCGTTAACAGCCTGTTGCGTATGGTCAATCAAGGTTTGGAGTGCAAGACGCTCTGGCGCCCACCACAAGCCGTTGTAGATCAAGCTGGCATAACGTGGCATCAAATCATCCTTCAAATGCGCCACTTCACGATCCAAAGTAATACTTTCGATGCCGCGGTGGGCCTTCAGAAGAATTGTGCCGCCAGGAGTTTCATAACAGCCACGGCTCTTCATGCCAACAAAGCGGTTTTCTACTAAATCAAGACGGCCGATGCCATGTTTTCCACCAAGACGATTTAATTCAGCTAACAACTCGTGTGGCTTATAGGCTTTGCCATCAATTGCCACTGGGTCGCCAGCTTTAAATTCGATTTCGATAATTTCTGGGGCGTCCGGAGCCTTCTCCGGGGATACCGTCCAACGCCACATTGACTCCTCTGCCTCTGCGTTTGGATTCTCGAGGTGACGACCTTCATAGCTAATGTGCAAGAGGTTCGCATCCATTGAGTACGGTGAACCACCTTGCTTATGCTTCATCTCAACCGGAATGCCATGTTTTTCTGCGTAAGCCATCAACTTTTCACGTGAGAGAAGATCCCATTCACGCCAAGGAGCAATTACTTTAATTCCTGGTTCAAGAGCGTAGTAACCCAACTCAAAGCGAACCTGGTCATTTCCTTTACCGGTAGCGCCGTGCGATACAGAGTCAGCACCAGTTAAGCGAGCAATTTCAATTTGACGCTTAGCGATCAATGGACGGGCAATAGAGGTGCCTAACAAATATTCGCCTTCATAAATCGTATTCGCACGGAACATCGGGAACACAAAGTCACGCACAAACTCTTCACGCAAATCATCAATAAAAATGTTTTCAGGCTTGATGCCAAATTGCAAAGCCTTAGCACGCGCTGGCTCCAACTCTTCGCCCTGACCTAAGTCAGCGGTAAAGGTCACGATCTCGCAGCCATAGGTATCTTGAAGCCACTTCAAGATCACACTGGTATCTAGACCGCCGGAATACGCTAAGACTGCTTTTTTAATATCGGACATGTTTTTCTTATTCAATCAAAATTAATGAAAACGAATTGCTTGTTATTTGCTACTTATTTTATTGCTCAAGCTCTATTACTTAATCTAAACGACCGCAGAGTAAATACTCCATGAGGGCTTTTTGGACATGTAAACGATTTTCCGCTTCTTCCCAGACAATACTTTGGGGCCCATCAATCACTCCTGCCGAAACCTCTTCACCACGGTGTGCTGGCAAGCAGTGCATAAATAGCGCATTAGGCTTAGCCAAGGACATTAATTCTTCATCCACCATCCAATCCTGGAAAGCATTCATGCGTAAGGTATTTTCATCTTCATAACCCATGCTGGTCCAGACGTCAGTACTCACCAGATCAGCGCCTTTGCAGGCTTCCTTTGGGTCGGCGCAAATGGTTAAATGCTTGGCGGACTTCGGTGACAAACGTGTTGCATCCAACTGATAACCCTCTGGTGCAGAGAAGCTCAACTGAAAATCTAGGCATTCAGCAGCCTGGAGCCAGGTGTAGGCCATATTGTTGGCATCGCCTACCCAGGCTACCGTTTTTCCCTGAATTGGGCCGCGAGCCTCTACAAACGTAAAAATATCGGCCAATACTTGGCAAGGGTGAAATTCGTTTGTCAGGCCATTGATTACCGGCACCCGCGAATTCGATGCAAAACGCTCAATAATGTCTTGGCCAAAGGTGCGAATCATGATGATGTCCGTCATCCTTGAAATCACCTGAGCAGCATCCTCTACCGGCTCGCCACGACCCAATTGGGTATCTCGGGTGTTTAGGTACACCGCATGACCACCAAGCTGATGGATGCCTGCCTCAAAGGAGAGGCGAGTGCGGGTGGAATGCTTCTCAAAAATCATGGCCAAAGTGCGGTCATGCAGTGGATGCCAAGTTTCATAGCTCTTGAACCTGGCCTTGAGCCACGCTGAACGCTTGAGCAAATAGTCGTACTCTTCACGAGTCAGGTCAGAAAACTGCAGGTAGTGCTTTACCTGACCGGGCACTTGCGGCTTAGCCAGAGATGTCATAGTTGAGCTTTCTACTAAAGTTTTGGCTTGCATTTTTTTCTTCAAACATTCGGCTGCACGAAAATAGACCCTAAAGCCATCTTACGGCCAACTTGGGCTGTTAAGCTAGAGGACTTAGAACACTATTTCTACAACCATCATTACGCGAACTTGAACCACAAAAAGCTTTTCATTCAAGGCATTACCACTTCTGGCAAACCATTTCGGCCCAGTGATTGGGCGGAGCGTCTGTGCGGGGTGATGGCTACTTTTCGCCCTCCCGGTGACTCCGGGGACCCTCGCTTCACTTATTCGCCCTATGTCAGACCAGTGCTTATTGCAAAAGTGAAATGCGTTGTTATCGATACCAGACTGAGGGATCTAGATCCTCGAGCACTAGACTTTGTCATGAACTTTGCCAAAGACAACAGCCTACCAATCGAAGAGGCGTGTGAGTTCAACCCAACAACCCCATCCCAGCCTTAAAAACAAAAACCCGCTCTGATGAGGAGCGGGCTTAGGTCGAAACTACTTCGACCAGCCTAAAACTAAAACTGTATTACGCTGCCATCGCCTTGATAGCTGCAGACAAACGTGACTTCTGACGAGCTGCAGTATTTTTGTGGGCAATCTTTTTGTCAGCAATCTTGTCGATTGTTGCTTGAGTTGCCGCGAAAACTTTAGCTGCCGAAGCTTTATCACCAGTTTCAATCGCTTTACGAACTGCCTTAATGGAAGTGCGGAGCTTTGAACGCAAACTGGAGTTATGTTCGTTTTGTTTTACTGCTTGGCGTGCACGCTTGCGCGCTTGTGCTGTATTGGCCATCTTTAAACCTTGCCTCTATAAATTGCAAAATGCGATTAGTTAAAAATCTTGCGGACTTGCCAGATTCATAAGCAAGCTCGCCAAAACCCAAGATTTTACCTTAAAGGGGCAAAAAAGCCCAGCCGACCGATAAATAGGTGAAAATCGCCTCATGAATCTGCTTTCTGCCGCCGCCAAGGTCAGCTCTCTGACTATGCTATCCCGTATTACGGGCCTGCTCCGGGAGACCCTCATTGCCCGTAGTTTCGGGGCTTCCGAGTGGACAGATGCCTTTAATGTGGCTTTTAGGCTACCCAATTTGCTACGTCGGCTATTTGCCGAAGGGGCCTTTTCTCAAGCTTTTGTACCGATTTTGGGCGAAATTGCCACAAACGAAGATCAAACTAAGGCCAAAATCCTCATAAATGCAGTCGCCACGCTCTTATTTTGGGCTTTGTTGCTTACGGTACTACTGGGAGTCATTGGCGCCCCAGTGCTCATTCTGGTCATTGCCACAGGGTTTAAAGGTGGTCCAGCTTATGACGCCAGCGTCGTTATGACCCGAATCATGTTCCCTTATATTGGGCTGATTTCTATGGTCTCCCTCTCGGCGGGGATCCTAAACACCTATCACCGCTTTGCAATCCCGGCCTTTACGCCTGTCTTGCTCAATCTTGCCTTAATTGGTAGCGCTATCTTTTTGGCACCCCACTTAGAGCAACCAATTTATGCCTTAAGTATTGGTGTTTTACTTGGCGGAATACTGCAACTTGCCCTGCAAGTTCCAACGCTTGCTCGCCTCGGCCTATTACCTCGAATTGGTTTGTTACCTGGCGCCATCAAGTCAGCCGTCACCAATCCTGAAGCTCGGCGCGTCATGAAATTAATGGGGCCCGCAGTATTTGCGGTCTCGGTTGCGCAAATCTCCCTCATTATCAATACCAACATTGCTTCACGTCTGCAGGCAGGAAGCGTGTCATGGCTATCTTACGCAGATCGCTTAATGGAATTTCCAACTGCATTACTGGGTGTTGCATTAGGAACCGTTCTTTTGCCAAGTCTCAGTAAGGCCAATGCCAAAAACGATCTAGCACATGCTGGTGAGTTACTCATCTGGGGATTGCAACTCACCTTTTTGCTAGCTGCACCTTGCGCAATTGCACTCTTTATCTTTGGCGAGCCTCTAGCGGCAGTCTTGTATCACTATGGCAAATTCACTGCGCTTGATGTCGTGATGACGCAACGTGCATTGGCGGCTTATGGGGTTGGCCTCATTGGTTTGATTCTGGTAAAAATTTTGGCGCCCGGATTTTATTCACGCCAAGATATTCGCACGCCAGTCAAGATTGGCTTGCTCGTTTTGGTAGCTACCCAATTAGCTAATCTAGTATTTGTTCCTTGGCTTGGGCATGCTGGCCTTGCCCTCTCAGTTGGCACTGGCGCTTGCTTGAATGCCGCATTGCTCTGGGTTGGCCTGCATCGACGCGGGGCCTTGCCTAATTCAGGCTGGATCAAGTATCTCGGTCAGCTATTGCTCGCACTCGCCCCCTTCACAGCCGTACTGATTTATGCCGCCAGTACGCACAATTGGATCGCCCTCCAAGCGGAGCCTTGGCTGCGCATTGGCTTGGTAGGGGCATGGTTAGGTCTTGCTGCCATTGTTTACTTCGCATCCTTGGCCTTAGTTGGAATTCGCTGGCAAAAATTCTTGCGTCATGCAAAATAGCTAGCATGCCAACACAACAACTCGACTATTTCACTTCCCTAGTTGCTGAAGACGAACATCTTCCTTTAACGGAGGCTGCAATCGCTGTTGCACAGCACGCTTATCCTGATCTTGATGTTCAAGGGGTGCTCGATCAAATTGATGAGATGGGCAACAAACTCAAAACACGCATCACGCCCGATACCTCACCTGTTCAGCGCTTACAAATTCTGAAGCATTTCTTTTATACCGAGCTGGGTTTTGGTCCGAACCCAAATGATTTTTATGCTCCTGAAAATTCGTACTTGCATTACATACTTGAAAACCGTAGAGGGATTCCCATCTCATTGGCGATTTTGATGATGGAATTAGGCAATCAAATTGGCTTGAAAATTCGGGGCGTTTCATTTCCGAATCACTTCATGATGCGCATCTCTTTGCAACAAGGTGAAGTGATCATGGATCCCTTGACTGGTGAATCACTATCAAAGGCTCAGCTACAAGAAATGCTTGACCCCTACTTGGACGCTAAAGGCTATAGAGGTGAGTTGAGCCTGCCGCTCAACATCTTCCTGCGCGCCTCTAGCTCGAGAGAGATTCTGTCGCGCTTTCTGAGAAATCTCAAAATGATTTACTCAGAACATGAGCGCTGGGAGCGCTTATTGGGTATTCAAGAACGTCTCGTCATTCTGCTGCCAGACTCTATTGAAGAGATTCGGGACAGAGGTTTGATCTTTGCGCAACTAGAGTATTTGCGTCCCGCATTGGCGGATATGCATCGCTATCTCAGTGAAGTTCCAGAAGCTGAAGATGCCAGCGATATCCGTGAGCATATCGCCACCCTCGAAAGTCAGACTAAGCTGCACTAAAGCCAAATTGGCTTTAGTGGTGGCACTTTGGTTTTCAAACTTGTATTAGTTTTTCTTGCGTTGAAAAATTTTGTAGATAGCTGCGAATAAAACTGGCACTGCAGCCGCACCAACACCCACCAGGACGATCACATTGAGGTTCTGACGAATGACAGGGATATTGCCAAAGAAATATCCGGCAATTACCAAACCAAAGACCCACAGCGCTGCACCGGTGATGTTGAATAACTGAAAGCGTGAGAAGTTCATCTCGGATACACCCGCAATAAAAGGTGCAAAGGTACGAATAATTGGCAAGAAGCGGGCAAGGATGATTGTTTTGCCACCATGCTTTTCATAAAAAGCGTGGGTTTTTAATAAAGCGCCTTGATCAATCCAGCGCGATTGACTGCTGAATACTCGCTTACCAATCCACCGGCCAATGAAGTAGTTCACGGTATTACCAGCGACTGCAGCAATCAACAAACCAATACACAAGGTCCAGATATTGAAATGCTCGGTAGCGCAATAGGCGCCGGCAATAAATAAGAGTGAGTCTCCAGGCAAGAAAGGTGCAACCACTAAGCCTGTTTCTGCAAAAACAATAGCAAATAGGAGGCCATAGGCCCAAGGACCGTATTGCTGAATCACCACATCTAAATGTTTATCAATATGCAGCAATAAATCACTAATTTGCAAAAGGGTATCCATCAACTCGCTCTTTAACTTATGGGTTGTTGCGGATATTAACAGGCTCTTATAATCAGGTATGCAAACTGAACCCTACATTCAGCCTATGCATGCTCCAGATGAAGTCTCAACGCTTTGTATTGTTGGGCCCACTGGTGCAGGCAAAACCCATCTCGCCATGTCTTTGGCTGAGTATGCGAAATCCGTTGGCCTAACGATTGAACTTATCAGCATGGATTCTGCTTTGGTCTATCGGGGTTTAGATATTGGCAGCGCCAAACCAACTAAGTCAGAACAAGAAGCAGTTATTCATCATCTGATTGACATAATCGATCCTACTGAAGTGTATTCAGCGGCGCGTTTTGCTAATGATGCAAAACGACTTTGCACCGAGATTCGTGCGCGAGGCAATATTCCAGTGGTGGTAGGGGGAACGATGTTGTATTGGCGGGCGTGGGCGCATGGTCTCTCCTCGCTGCCTCCAGCAAACCCAGAGATTCGGGCTCGCTTAGATGAAGAAGGTAAAGCCATTGGCTGGCCAGCAATGCACGACAAACTTGCCGAGGTTGACGCCGAAACTGCGGCGCGCTTAAAGCCAAACGATTCTCAACGAGTGCAACGCGCCTTGGAGGTTTATGAAATTACCGGTAAACCCATGTCTGTGTTACTGGCTGACTCACCCAGCGAGGATGGCAGAGAAGGCTCAGCGATTCCATCTTGGATTACGTTAGTTTCACTTGAACCAAGCGATCGCAAGCGATTGCATTTGAACTTAGAAAAGCGTTTTGATGAAATGCTTGCCGCTGGATTTATGGATGAAGTCAAAGCACTGCGTAGTAATAGTGGCTTACATGCGGATCTTCCGGCCGTCCGTTCGGTAGGCTATCGCCAAGCCTGGGAATTTCTCAATGGCGAGATTGATGCTGAAGAAATGCGCTACAAAGCATTAGCGGCAACGCGCCAACTTGGTAAGCGTCAGCTTACTTGGCTGCGTGCAATAGATGGAAGAAATATATTTGACCCCTTCAACCCCGAAGAGTTGAAGGCGGCGCTAGATTACTGCAAAAGTAATCTAATCAAAAAATAATGGCAGATCGTTTAGATAACGATAGTTTGCGGCGCATCTTTTGGTCGCTCAACCACTTCGCCAACTGTCCAAGCCTTAAGTCCTTGCGCAGTCAATGATTTGATTGCTACATCCACTTGGTCGGGCGCAACAATCACAACCATACCAATGCCGCAGTTAAATACGCGCACCATTTCTGCATCAGCAACGCCGCCCTTCATTTGCAACCAACGGAAGAGGTCTGGCATTTGCCAGCTATCGCGATGCAAAACAGCTTGAGTATTTTCTGGGAGCACACGTGGCACGTTATCCACCAAACCACCGCCAGTGATATGCGCCATTCCTTTTACATTGATTTCAGAAATCAATTTGAGTAGTGGCTTCACATAAATCTCAGTTGGCGCCATCACGACATCACCCAATGGGCGGCCGCCTAAATCATCAGTAGGCTTTGCACCAGCACGCTCAATAATCTTACGCACTA
This is a stretch of genomic DNA from Polynucleobacter sp. JS-JIR-II-b4. It encodes these proteins:
- a CDS encoding SirB1 family protein yields the protein MPTQQLDYFTSLVAEDEHLPLTEAAIAVAQHAYPDLDVQGVLDQIDEMGNKLKTRITPDTSPVQRLQILKHFFYTELGFGPNPNDFYAPENSYLHYILENRRGIPISLAILMMELGNQIGLKIRGVSFPNHFMMRISLQQGEVIMDPLTGESLSKAQLQEMLDPYLDAKGYRGELSLPLNIFLRASSSREILSRFLRNLKMIYSEHERWERLLGIQERLVILLPDSIEEIRDRGLIFAQLEYLRPALADMHRYLSEVPEAEDASDIREHIATLESQTKLH
- a CDS encoding VTT domain-containing protein, which encodes MDTLLQISDLLLHIDKHLDVVIQQYGPWAYGLLFAIVFAETGLVVAPFLPGDSLLFIAGAYCATEHFNIWTLCIGLLIAAVAGNTVNYFIGRWIGKRVFSSQSRWIDQGALLKTHAFYEKHGGKTIILARFLPIIRTFAPFIAGVSEMNFSRFQLFNITGAALWVFGLVIAGYFFGNIPVIRQNLNVIVLVGVGAAAVPVLFAAIYKIFQRKKN
- the miaA gene encoding tRNA (adenosine(37)-N6)-dimethylallyltransferase MiaA; translated protein: MQTEPYIQPMHAPDEVSTLCIVGPTGAGKTHLAMSLAEYAKSVGLTIELISMDSALVYRGLDIGSAKPTKSEQEAVIHHLIDIIDPTEVYSAARFANDAKRLCTEIRARGNIPVVVGGTMLYWRAWAHGLSSLPPANPEIRARLDEEGKAIGWPAMHDKLAEVDAETAARLKPNDSQRVQRALEVYEITGKPMSVLLADSPSEDGREGSAIPSWITLVSLEPSDRKRLHLNLEKRFDEMLAAGFMDEVKALRSNSGLHADLPAVRSVGYRQAWEFLNGEIDAEEMRYKALAATRQLGKRQLTWLRAIDGRNIFDPFNPEELKAALDYCKSNLIKK